Genomic segment of Streptosporangium sp. NBC_01755:
GCCGGACACCGCTTGGTCCTTACTTGACCGGTGCTCTAGACCGTGAGCCGCGGATCAGGACATGTACCCCAGTCGGCCGGAGACGCGAGCGGTGGCCTTGACCAGCGCGTCGGCACAGCCGTCGGCCTCGCTCCTGAACCGCTCAAGAGGTCCGCAGACGCTGATGACGGCGAGCGGGCGCCCCGCGTGGTCGAAGACCGGGGCCGCCACCGAGCCCGCGCCGGGCTGGCGCTCACCGTAGGAGACCGCGTAACCCACCTGGCGGATGTGCTCCAGCTGCTCCCGCAGCGTGGTCTGCTCGCCGGAAGCGTGCCGCGAGAGATAGCCGTCGCGCTCGGCGTCCGGCAGGAAGGCGAGGAATACCTTGGAGGAGGCCCCGATGTGCAGGGGATACGGCACACCGAGCGTCACCGACATGCGGACCTCGCGTGCGGGGGTGACCTGCTCCACGTAGATCCGGCCCTTGCCGCTGCGCACCGAGAGCGTCGCGGTCTCCCCGGTCTCGGCCGACAGCGCCGCGAGCTCCGGGGCGGCGACGCCCCGGATATCGATACGGTCGAGGTAGGCGAGGCCAAGTCGCATCGACATCACGCCGAGCGAGTATCTGCGCGTCTCCTCGTCCAGCTCGATCAGCTGACGGCTGCGCAGCGAGGCGAGGATCCGGTGCACGGCGGCCTTGGAGAGGGACAGCCGGTCGGCGATCTCGGTGACGCCCAGGGTAGGCGTGGCCGACTCGGCGAACAGCACGAGCACGTCGGCCGCCCGCTCGACCGTCGATGCCGTCTGACTCGTGGGCTGGGCCGGGTCGTCTTCGGACATGGGCTGACTCCGTTTTCACAGGGGCTCAACAGATCTTCGCATCGGGCCGCGCGTCGTGCACGCCATCAGCATCTCAGTATATTTCGGAACAATATTCCAAAAAAAGGAACATTAGGAGGCCCAACATGGCCAGTGGCCCTCTGGACGGCGTCGTCGTCCTTGACATCGCCACCCTTTTCGCCGGACCACTCGCCGCCACGATCCTCGGCGACTACGGTGCGGACGTCATCAAGGTCGAGCACCCGGCCAAGGGCGACCCCTCGCGATCGCACGGCCCGGCCAAAGATGGCGTGGGGCTCTGGTGGAAGATGCTCTCCCGCAACAAGAGGGCGGTGACCTGCGACTTCGGCCGGCCCGAGGGGGTCGAGCTGCTGCGTCGGCTGGTGGAGCAGGCCGATGTGCTGATCGAGAACTTCCGGCCCGGCACGCTGGAGCGCTGGGGCCTGTCCCCCGCCGAGCTTCACGCGATCAACCCCGGCCTGGTCATCGCCCGGGTCACCGGGTTCGGACAGGAGGGGCCCTATTCCCGGCGGCCCGGCTTCGGCACGCTGGCCGAGTCGATGAGCGGCTTCGCGGCGATCACCGGCGAGCCCGACGGCCCGCCGACCCTGCCGCCCTTCGGCCTGGCGGACGGCATATCGGCCCTGGTCTGCGCCAACGCCATCACCATGGCGCTCTACCACCGCGACCACGGCTCCGGCCAGGGCCAGGTGGTGGACCTCGCGATCATCGAGCCACTGCTGACCATCCTCGGCCCGCAGCCCCTCGCGTTCGACCAGCTCGGCGAGGTGCCGTCGCGCACCGGCAACCGCTCGATCAACAACGCCCCGCGCAACACCTACAAGACCCGCGACGGCAAATGGGTGGCGGTCTCGACCTCCTCCCAGAACATCGCCGAGCGGGTGATGCGCCTCGTCGGCCATCCCGAGGTCATCGACGAGCCGTGGTTCAAGGGTGGCAAGAGCCGCGCCGAGCACGGCGACGAACTGGACGCCCACGTGGGCGACTGGATCGCCGCCCGCGATGTCGCCGAGGTGGTCTCGGCCTTCGAGAAGGCCGAGGCGGCGGTCGCCCCGATCTATGACATCCGCGACGTCTTCGCCGACCCGCAGTACCAGGCGCTGGACTCGATCACCACGGTCGAGGACCCCGACTTCGGGCCGATCAGAATGCAGAACGTCTTGTTCCGCCTGTCACGGACGCCAGGCTCGATCCGGTGGACCGGGCCGGCGCTCGGCGCGCACAACGACGAGGTGTACGGCGAACGCCTCGGCATGTCGGCCGGGGAACTGAGCGGGCTCCGGGACCAGGGTGTGATCTAGTGGCCACCTTGCCCCCGGTCCGCATAGTGGTACAAGGTTACAAATATCGGAACAATCTCTGGAGAAATCGGTGAGTGAGAAGACCCTCGCGGAGCGGATCGCCGCTTTCGCGGCGGCCTGCCGCTACGACGAACTGCCCCCCGATGTGACCGACAGCGTCCGCAGCCGGGTCCTCGACATCCTCGGCCTGTGCCTGGCGGCCAGGGGCCTGCCCTCCAGCCAGGCGGTGCTCGGATATGTCACCGACCAGGGCGGGCGGCGCGACAGCCACGTGATCGGCGAGCCCGAGCCCGTGCCCGCCGCGCTCGCGGCGCTGGCCAACCATGTCCTCGGGGATCATCGAGGCCAACCGCACCGGCGGCACGGTCAAGCGCACGCACTGCGGCTGGGCCGCGCACTCCGGGGTGACGGCGACCCAGCTCGTCCAGCGGGGCATCACCGGGCCGCCGACCGTCCTCGAAGGCAGGTTCGGCTTCTTCACCGCCTTCCTGCGCGGCGAGTTCGACGCCGAGGAGATCACCTGCGGCCTGGGCACCGCATGGGCCGTACCCGGCATCTTCTTCAAGCCGTACCCGGCCAACCACTTCACCCACACCGCCATCGACGCGGCCCTGGCACTGCGGGCGCGGGGGCTCGACCCCGGCGAGATCAAGTCGATCACTCTCGGCGTCCCCTCTCGGCAAATTCACCGCTGCGCCTTT
This window contains:
- a CDS encoding IclR family transcriptional regulator, with protein sequence MSEDDPAQPTSQTASTVERAADVLVLFAESATPTLGVTEIADRLSLSKAAVHRILASLRSRQLIELDEETRRYSLGVMSMRLGLAYLDRIDIRGVAAPELAALSAETGETATLSVRSGKGRIYVEQVTPAREVRMSVTLGVPYPLHIGASSKVFLAFLPDAERDGYLSRHASGEQTTLREQLEHIRQVGYAVSYGERQPGAGSVAAPVFDHAGRPLAVISVCGPLERFRSEADGCADALVKATARVSGRLGYMS
- a CDS encoding CaiB/BaiF CoA transferase family protein, which encodes MASGPLDGVVVLDIATLFAGPLAATILGDYGADVIKVEHPAKGDPSRSHGPAKDGVGLWWKMLSRNKRAVTCDFGRPEGVELLRRLVEQADVLIENFRPGTLERWGLSPAELHAINPGLVIARVTGFGQEGPYSRRPGFGTLAESMSGFAAITGEPDGPPTLPPFGLADGISALVCANAITMALYHRDHGSGQGQVVDLAIIEPLLTILGPQPLAFDQLGEVPSRTGNRSINNAPRNTYKTRDGKWVAVSTSSQNIAERVMRLVGHPEVIDEPWFKGGKSRAEHGDELDAHVGDWIAARDVAEVVSAFEKAEAAVAPIYDIRDVFADPQYQALDSITTVEDPDFGPIRMQNVLFRLSRTPGSIRWTGPALGAHNDEVYGERLGMSAGELSGLRDQGVI
- a CDS encoding MmgE/PrpD family protein, which gives rise to MSSGIIEANRTGGTVKRTHCGWAAHSGVTATQLVQRGITGPPTVLEGRFGFFTAFLRGEFDAEEITCGLGTAWAVPGIFFKPYPANHFTHTAIDAALALRARGLDPGEIKSITLGVPSRQIHRCAFLIVSFVHWFAPNYGR